In one Solanum lycopersicum chromosome 11, SLM_r2.1 genomic region, the following are encoded:
- the ABCG64 gene encoding ABC transporter G family member 28: MKMCSQKWQKSNASVLIFVIFLVFFIISVNQISAQQQQQQQQQSDNPGSKPLLAQVLYSSFSNFTSLFDPAVTNNLKFCIDDVDAEWNAAFNFTGNTDFLIACINQTKGDVLKRLCTAAEIKFYSQLLTQGRGNLKPNTNCNLSSWAPGCEPGWACSVGDNLVRLKDAKEMPPRIVDCQPCCEGFFCPRGLTCMIPCPLGAYCPISNLNDDSGACEPYRYQPPPGQANHTCGGADVWADVMSTTELFCSAGFYCPTTALKIPCNKGHYCRTGSTSQTSCYKLAICESQSDNQNITAYGIMFFGGITLILVILYNCSDQVLSSRERKQAKSRERAAKSARENVQAREKWKSAKEIARKHASGLQSQLSRTFSRKKYVSQQDPHKAPSHARSRSEAALPPLPLGMSHAKAKKQTNLTKMVQELEENPDSHDGFNIEIGEKNMKKPKTEKLQTKSQIFKYAYGQIEKEKAMQEQNKNLTFSGVISMASDIEIRTRPPIEVCFKDLTLTLKGKNKHLLRCVSGKLSPGRVSAVMGPSGAGKTTFLSALTGKAAGCTMNGVILINGKNEPMQSYKKIIGFVPQDDIVHGNLTVEENLWFSARCRLAADLPQPEKVLVVERVIESLGLQPVRDSLVGTVEKRGISGGQRKRVNVGLEMVMEPSLLILDEPTSGLDSSSSQLLLRATRREALEGVNVCMVVHQPSYTLFRMFDDLILLAKGGLTVYHGPVKTVEEYFAGIGITVPDRVNPPDHFIDILEGIYKLPSTGLSYKDLPLRWMLHNGYPIPPDMLESSGSRASSAGDNSADLTSPATVTSEQSADLWADVKSNVEQKKDRMRFNFLAWSDLSNRKTPGVLLQYKYFLGRVGKQRLREARIQAVDFLILLLAGLCLGTLAEVSDETFGFMGYLYTVIAVPLLTKIAALRSFSLDKLHYWRESASGMSGLAYFMAKDTVDHINTIIKPAVYLSMFYFFNNPRSSILDNYLVLLCVVYCVTGIAYALAIYFEPGQAQLWSVLLPVVLTLIASKDSSSFTGKLGDYIYSKWALEAFVIANAKRYSGVWLITRCGVLKKRGYALDHWYPCLLKLILLGVISRCVAFFLLITFQKK; this comes from the exons ATGAAAATGTGCAGTCAGAAATGGCAGAAAAGCAATGCCTCTGTTCTAATCTTcgtaatttttttggtttttttcaTCATCTCGGTGAATCAAATCTCTgcacagcagcagcagcagcagcagcagcagagCGATAATCCCGGGTCGAAACCGCTTTTGGCCCAGGTCCTTTATAGCAGTTTTAGCAATTTCACTTCCTTGTTTGATCCTGCTGTTACCAATAATTTGAAGTTCTGCATCGATGATGT GGATGCTGAGTGGAACGCGGCTTTTAATTTCACCGGAAACACAGATTTTTTGATAGCATGCATTAATCAGACAAAAG GTGATGTACTGAAGCGCTTGTGTACAGCAGCGGAGATAAAATTCTATTCTCAACTTTTAACGCAAGGACGAGGTAACCTGAAACCTAACACGAATTGTAACCTATCATCATGGGCTCCTGGATGCGAGCCAGGATGGGCTTGTAGTGTTGGAGATAATCTGGTTCGCCTTAAAGATGCAAAGGAAATGCCACCTAGAATTGTTGATTGTCAACCTTGTTGTGAAGGTTTTTTCTGTCCTCGTGGTCTCACCTGCATGATAC CCTGCCCATTAGGTGCATATTGCCCTATTTCAAATCTCAATGATGACTCTGGTGCATGTGAACC GTACCGTTATCAACCTCCTCCAGGGCAGGCAAATCATACTTGCGGTGGAGCAGATGTCTGGGCTGATGTTATGAGTACTACTGAACTGTTTTGTTCAGCAGGATTTTACTGTCCAACTACTGCACTAAAGATACCTTGCAATAAAGG GCATTACTGTAGAACTGGTTCTACATCTCAAACAA GCTGCTATAAATTAGCTATTTGTGAATCACAATCAGATAATCAAAATATCACAGCTTATGGTATTATGTTTTTT GGTGGAATTACACTTATACTTGTCATTCTATACAACTGTTCTGACCAAGTGCTGAGCAGCAGGGAGAGAAAACAAGCGAAGTCCAGAGAACGCGCAGCAAAAAGTGCAAGGGAGAATGTACAGGCACGTGAGAAATGGAAATCTGCTAAAGAGATTGCTCGCAAGCATGCAAGTGGTCTACAATCTCAATTGTCAAGGACATTCTCCCGGAAGAAGTATGTAAGTCAACAGGATCCGCATAAGGCTCCTAGTCACGCTAGATCTCGTTCAGAAGCTGCCTTACCCCCCTTGCCCTTAGGTATGTCTCACGCCAAAGCTAAAAAGCAAACCAACCTCACAAAGATGGTGCAAGAGCTTGAAGAAAATCCTGATAGTCATGATGGTTTCAATATTGAGATTggggaaaaaaatatgaaaaagccTAAGACTGAAAAGTTGCAAACCAAGAGCCAAATCTTTAAATATGCATATGGtcaaattgagaaagaaaaagCTATGCAGGAGCAGAATAAGAATTTGACATTTTCTGGTGTAATCTCAATGGCAAGTGATATAGAGATTAGAACTAGACCTCCCATTGAGGTATGTTTCAAAGATTTGACACTAACTTTGAAGGGGAAAAACAAGCATCTATTGAGGTGTGTATCAGGAAAATTATCACCTGGCCGTGTTTCTGCTGTTATGGGTCCATCTGGTGCTGGAAAGACAACATTTCTTTCTGCATTGACTGGGAAGGCTGCTGGGTGTACCATGAATGGTGTGATTCTCATAAATGGGAAGAATGAACCGATGCAGTCATACAAGAAAATCATTGGCTTTGTACCTCAAGATGACATAGTACACGGAAATTTAACTGTGGAGGAGAATCTTTGGTTTAGTGCTCGGTGCAG GTTGGCAGCTGATTTGCCTCAACCTGAAAAGGTTTTAGTTGTTGAAAGAGTCATAGAGTCCTTGGGATTGCAACCTGTGAGAGATTCTCTTGTGGGGACAGTGGAAAAGCGAGGCATCTCTGGGGGTCAGAGGAAAAGAGTCAATGTTGGGCTGGAAATGGTTATGGAACCTTCTTTGTTAATCTTAGATGAACCCACTTCTGGTTTGGATAGCTCTTCATCTCAACTGTTGCTCAGAGCAACTCGTCGTGAAGCTCTTGAAGGAGTAAATGTATGCATGGTGGTGCACCAACCAAG CTATACTTTGTTCAGAATGTTTGATGATTTGATACTTCTAGCCAAGGGTGGCCTTACAGTATATCATGGACCAGTAAAGACAGTGGAAGAGTACTTTGCAGGAATTGGAATAACTGTACCTGATCGTGTTAATCCTCCTGATCATTTCATTGATATTTTAGAAGGAATTTATAAACTCCCAAGCACTGGATTGAGCTATAAAGATCTTCCCCTTAGATGGATGCTTCATAATGGTTACCCCATACCACCAGACATGCTAGAATCTTCTGGATCAAGAGCATCTTCGGCTGGAGATAATTCAGCTGATTTAACAAGTCCTGCAACTGTTACCTCCGAACAATCTGCAGACCTGTGGGCAGATGTAAAATCCAATGTTGAACAGAAGAAGGACCGCATGCGATTCAACTTTTTGGCATGGTCGGACTTGTCCAATCGGAAAACACCTGGTGTGTTGCTTCAATATAAGTATTTCCTTGGAAG AGTCGGTAAGCAGCGATTGCGTGAAGCCCGGATACAAGCAGTTGATTTTCTTATTCTATTACTTGCTGGACTCTGTTTGGGAACACTTGCTGAAGTGAGTGATGAAACCTTTGGATTCATGGGTTACCTTTACACCGTCATTGCAGTTC CTCTTCTCACAAAGATTGCGGCTTTGAGATCATTTTCTCTAGATAAATTACATTACTGGAGAGAGAGTGCATCTGGCATGAGCGGTTTGGCATATTTTATGGCTAAGGATACAGTTGACCATATCAATACAATTATAAAGCCTGCAGTTTATTTATCAATGTTCTACTTCTTCAACAATCCAAGATCTTCGATTTTGGATAATTATCTCGTCTTGCTTTGTGTTGTATATTGTGTTACTGGAATAGCTTATGCACTTGCCATCTACTTTGAACCTGGTCAAGCTCAACTG TGGTCGGTGTTGCTTCCAGTTGTTTTGACCCTCATAGCGAGCAAGGACAGTAGTTCATTCACGGGGAAATTAGGAGATTATATCTATTCAAAGTGGGCCTTGGAAGCATTCGTAATTGCAAATGCTAAAAG GTACTCTGGGGTGTGGTTGATCACAAGATGTGGTGTACTAAAGAAAAGGGGCTATGCACTTGATCATTGGTACCCTTGCTTACTAAAACTCATCCTTCTTGGCGTTATCAGTCGCTGTGTAGCATTTTTCCTATTGATAACTTTCCAGAAAAAATAA